A single window of Dermacentor albipictus isolate Rhodes 1998 colony chromosome 1, USDA_Dalb.pri_finalv2, whole genome shotgun sequence DNA harbors:
- the LOC135904398 gene encoding akirin-2-like, which yields MACATLKRASSCDPLGSNGKPAKRRRFFAPVSVAAPPAPRHIPPTRAHQARSSPFINVTPRLTSEEIEANVRDEMSRLQRRRQLFVQQGSPDSPAVLDTLPPQGAKSDQPVFTFRQVGLIVERMVSERERQLCEVYDGVLSAKLAEQYDAFVKFTHDQIQKRFEGVTPSYLS from the coding sequence ATGGCCTGCGCAACGCTCAAGCGAGCGAGCAGCTGTGACCCGCTCGGCTCCAACGGAAAACCAGCGAAGCGACGACGGTTCTTCGCACCAGTGTCTGTTGCCGCGCCACCTGCTCCACGTCATATTCCTCCAACGAGGGCGCACCAGGCCCGCTCGTCGCCCTTCATCAACGTGACGCCGAGGTTGACGTCCGAAGAGATCGAAGCCAACGTCCGCGACGAGATGTCGCGACTCCAGCGACGCAGGCAGCTGTTCGTCCAGCAGGGCTCGCCAGACAGCCCGGCCGTGCTCGATACGCTGCCGCCGCAGGGCGCGAAGTCGGACCAGCCTGTCTTCACGTTCCGCCAGGTGGGCCTGATCGTCGAGCGCATGGTCAGCGAGAGGGAGAGGCAGCTCTGCGAGGTCTACGATGGCGTCCTGTCGGCGAAGCTCGCCGAACAGTACGACGCGTTCGTCAAGTTCACACACGACCAGATCCAGAAGCGCTTCGAAGGGGTCACGCCGAGCTACTTGTCTTAG